Genomic segment of Cottoperca gobio chromosome 6, fCotGob3.1, whole genome shotgun sequence:
acttcggagaagtcggagttgtattgttgtagtagTTCGGTTTAGACtgcatttttgatttgtatatcatccaacatggcgtcgcacgcatacgtcacagtTTTgtctagtgatggcgagatgaagcttcatgaagcattgaagctttgcatccaattggttcactcatgggccgaagcttcatggtgcttcatttgttctactgcgccatcaagtggacaataaatgtaaaaccggcagagtgattataatgttttggcttaggtgtgtgaagtagtgatgggcaaatgaagcttttgtgaagcactgaaccacttcagccaattgtttcgaaaatgggttaATTACTCAAAgcttctggcgaagtgcaaggctgcagtggatttaaagtatctttgccttgaaaattctttgacgcacacatctaagactgaatatcatgttctatttaaaaataaagattaatgattgtgtgtacgtgttattgagaagagagtgctgcgACCAGTGGCAGCAAATGGCCACTCGTATCCCGGGCCGCTGCAGCAAGCATTTAGAAAGTGGATcacctgctctacgagctgcacCACCAGGGCTGGTCTTTagtatgtgggatgtacattattctttcaacacatttagatttggtatctttacatgctcacagggaagatgatgctggcgtgcataacaattgtttcaatagttggctggctccataatgatccaatacaaacgcaataccaacaactcaacagcaacaatgcatactacagtcacgtggtacggcaggttcgcgaggcttcAAACATCATCAcctacgtcatcaacacaagcatcgatacgcgcttcacacaaatcttccgcgattactcgacacacgcttcgaagcctcgacacgaaaggacacaGCACtagttttgtcacgtgattgcacacgaataataggatactactgcagacatgcgagaacattagtaccagtaacgtaatctattaaaacacatggggctaaatatacatacaattcctccgttttgtgttattacgtgttaCTCACCTGTCCTGTGTAAGTTTATTTCgggtttccaaacgacatccagcagtctgcgcagacgatggatctctgcctcgtactcgacgacagcttcttggaaaactcggaatatttcttcagcagcagcatttagtcgctcgttgacaaactctctcaaacactcaactgaagacattgttgctgaactagaagtcaaatattcatccacGCAACGACTACAACAGCGTCTCCCTGCTAGTTTCATTCATCCACAGAGCTGAGCTAACGCTAGTAGtgcctgtactgtttacttccgctgcatggcttcttcttcgttggttttaCGGCGGGTGGCAATCCAGCGTTAAGATGAATgaccgccacctactgtgttgGAGGGTGGACTAGACTCATCTATCCCAGTGGTGGGCAGGGCCACAATGAGTTTTAAAATTTGACAGACGGGCCGGGCTAGTAGTAAATAGatggagagtgtttgtgtgaactattatacattacaagtaaaagccattacctaaaaataaaataaaacttacatttaatttcagtggGAACAGTGCTGTTGACATCAAAGTTTGGTGTCAGTCTGTGGCAATTCTCAGGACAGATCTGAGGTGTTCATCAGTTAACTGGGATGTTTGGCGTGATTTGTTCATCACGCTGAACgtctgctcacacacgtagGTAGAACCAAACAACACCAGCATCCTCTGTGCCATCCTCCTAATGTTTGGAAACCTGGCTTCTGTTAGTGAAGCATGAAACTCATCCAGTTTAAGAGAgttgaactactcctttaagACAGTCACATTGAAGATCGATCAGTTCCTATAGACGGAATCAGaatttcgggcttccggtggaatcacaatgcatgctggggtggcaagcctagaaaagtgagcaccaactctacaagggccgccatattggatttcttctctacgtgtttacattgtatttagcttattcttcaagcgtgttgtaaacaaacctactgctctacaatgagttctgaactcctttcttatgatgaggttcagatgtggaaagtcgaagctttgaaagtattttgacgcaagcggaatttaaaggtttcaggaacaaaactggagcttattgcccgggtgtttgctgcatcagggtgtttgctgcatcagagacgggcattgaggagcaaccaacagctaacgaaagaatttcaatcacagaaaaagaaaagactaagcttttggttatgccgagtgccgtttcagtgcctgatcccttgacgttgcaggatggctgggtcaatgaaaacaacagcatgacttcttggccgccgatatacctaagcgatataacattatttttaatgtctgaccacccagggaaccatgtcgagtttcataaaccaactttgaacgaatacaaagaaggcaaagcatttagactgtttgactctggctggttgaaacatatctttcaatcctctcgcagattctgagtattgctttttgaaagcaaaatgttctcattcaatgaaagtttctcATAGGCCCTCAGGtttgctctccatcctctccctgctctccatcctctccctgctctccctgctctccatcctctccctgctctccatcctctccctactctcatctctccatcctctccatccatcctctccatcctctccctactctccatcctctccatcctctccatcctctccctgctctccctactctccatcctctccatcctctccatcctctccctgctctccatcctctccctactctcctccgctctctgctctccctgctccccatcctctccctgctctccctactctcctctccctgctctcctcgtctccctgctctccatcctctccctgctctccctactctccatcctctccctgctctccatcctctccctgctccccatcctctccctgctctccctactctcctcctctccctgctctcctcctctccctgctctcctactctccctgctctccctactctcctcctctccctaatctccatcctctccctgctctcctcctctccctgctctccctcctctcctcctctccctaatctccatcctctccctgctctccctactctcctcctctccctgctctccctgctctccatcctctcctcctctccctgctctccctgctctccatcctctccctgctctccatcctctccctactctcatcctctccatcctctccatcctctccctacTCTCCATCCTCACCCTGATATCACTTTCAGTGATAATCAAGTGTCATTTTAGTGAAAGCTtcatgttttaaggtcctttgattttataagatttgtatcgttagctattcgaacGAGTTGAAActcaatacttacatttaaaagtatatctaTTTGCCCTTACTGCTTGGTCGAGGGAAGCCATTTCTCGTCGGAACAAAACTTCTCTGGGCGcacaatgaatcttgggatacctgaggcTGTGAAGGAtccatcagatgtatcctccaaatctATCAAAAGAAGACCGCATTACATCACAGCAGCCGCGACAGGGATGTCCCATTTCGGAGACTACTTCTAATGCAGTCGACAAATGTGGCCTTCTTTTCccggatttggaggatacatctgaAGGATCCTTCACGACTGCacgtatcccaagattcattgcgcgcccagagaaaTTATTTTCTGATGAAAAATGGCACCCCCTGACCCAGCAGTAGTGGCAAATGGatataattttaaatgtaagtattgggttccaaccatacaaatgttataaaatcaaaggaccttagcctcttacagtgtgggtgAATTTACCagaaaatatctaaaaatgaCACCCAAAGtcaattaaaagctgctcttcaagccatttgcaccatatgcatgttttgcatgtttctcattcaaaagataactctcttattgttcttgcaaaacagtcagagtcactccaagtgcttctggcactgagtaatagtggtctgggtatagctggtagtggtgagctggaaaacacaatagaaacatagcaccaagtgttaccaagttcaccttcaaatttcagaactaaaacacaaaaacacaacatattagacaggtttaaCACCaagcgttcacaagctgtgcaatttggagatattataatatttattgataatatattctttgtattgttcataaataactaaataacttctccgggccacatcctccagctccgactgggggatcctgaggcgttcccaggccagtgaggagatatacccatttcggccgcttgtacccgtgatctcattcttttggtcatgacccagccttcatgaccaaaggtgagggtaggaacgaagatcgaccggtatattgagagctttgtcttctggctcagctctcttttcgtcacaacggtgcggtaaagtgactgtaataccgcccccgctgctccgattctccggccaatctctcgctccattgtcccctcactcgcgaacaagaccccgaggtacttgaactccttcacttggggtaatggctcattccctacccggagtaggcaatccaccggtttcctgctgagagccatggcctcagatttggaggtgctgatcctcatcccaaccgctgcacactcggcttcgaaccaatccagtgactgttgaaggtcacagaccgatgatgccataaggaccacatcatctgcaaagagcagcgatgagatcctcaggtcaccgaactgcaacccctctcctccacgactacgcctcgatatcctatccatgaaaatcacaaacaggattggtgataaagcgcagccctggtagaggccaacattcacgggaaacgagtccgacttactgccgagtatccggacacaactctcgctttgggcgtacagggattggatggccctcaaaagtgaccccctcaccccatactcccgcagcacctcccacagtatcacccggaggacccggtcatacgccttctccagatccacaaaacacatgtagaccggatgggcgtactcccaggccccctccaggatccttgcgagagtaaagagttggtctgttgttccacgaccaggacggaatccgcattgttcctcttcaatcagaggttcgactaccggccgaaccctcctttccagtaccttggagtagactttaccagggaggctgagaagtgtgatacccctgtagttggcacccactctctggtccccctttttaaataggggaaccaccaccctggtctgccaacccctaggcactgtcccagacttccacgcaatgttgaagaggcgtgtcaaccaagacagccccttaacacccaaagccttcagcatttgcctttgccactgtggagttgtttgactacctcagtgacttccatcagggaaattgacgatgatctcccatcagcttccagctctgcctctaccatagagggcgtgttagtcggattcaggagttcctcaaagtgctacttccagcggccgataaccttctcagttgaagtcagcagggtcccacccttgctgtacacagcttggatggttcctcgcttccccctcctgaggtgccggatggttttccagaagcaccttggtgccgaccgaaagtccttctccatagcttctccgaacttctcccacacccgctgctttgcctctgacacggcagaagctgccgcccttctagtccttcgataccctgcaactgtttccggagtcctcccggataacataacccggaaggactccttcttcagtcggacggcttccctgaccaccggggtccaccacggtgttcgagggttaccgcccccttgaggcacctaagaccttgagaccacagctcatcaccgcagcttcagcaatagaggttttgaacatcgcccactcaggttcaatgcccccaacctccacagggatggctgaaaagctccgccggaggtgtgagttaaagatccccaggacaggggcttcctccagacgttcccagttcacccgcactacccgtttgggtttaccagatctatccagagtcttcccccaccccttgatcctactcaccaccagatggtgatcagtcgacagctctcttcacccgagtgtccaaaacatgcggcctcagatcagatgatacgattacgaaatcgatcattgacctttggcctagggtgctctggtaccacgtgcacttatgagcatccttatgttcgaacatggtgtttgttacggccattccatgactagcacagaagtccaacaacaaacgaccgttcgggtttagatcagggaggcccttcctcccaatcacgcctctccaggtgtctccatcgtttcccacgtgtgtgttgaagtctcccagcaagactacggagtcccctactggagccccctgcagggctccattcagggtctccaagaaggccgaatactcagaactgcggtttggggcataggcacaaacaacagtcagagttttcccccccataacccaaaggcgtagggaggcgaccctctcatccaccgggataaactccaacgtagcggcgctcagccgggggctagtgagtatccccaccccggcccgacgcctcacaccatgggcaactccggagaagaatagagtccaacccctatccaggagtacggttccagagccaagactgtgcgtggaggtaagccccatcagatccaactggtagtgatccacctcccgcaccagttccggctccttcctccacagagaggtgacgttccacgtccccagagccagcctctgctgcccgggtctggtccgtcgaggtccctgaccatcactgccacccgcgtgacagcgcacccgaccccagcggtttttcccatgagtggtgggcccacagcaATGCACAAATGCTTCTTATTTATGAGTACATTGTTCTTTTATGAGTCAACAGAGTTAAAGGCAGGTAAAGCAGTTATTagaacacattaataatattaatcagTAAAATGTGTTGTAGTAAATAGCAATGTGACAAAACATGCATTgatcagaataaaaaacaaacatgtatacaTCATACAGCCCCAATAAATGTCCTTTTATTACATTGAATGATAGTGAATCTTTCTGTAGAACATCACATGTTGATTCTACTCAGTGTGATTGACAGGAGAGATGATCAGGGGGGCAGAGTTTTTACCACCATCATTAAGATAAGGACTGAAGTATGGGTAGAGTTTCTCAGTGAATGTGCAGCCAGTAAAGGAGTAGATCAGAGCTGCAGCATCAACATCATAAAAGGAGACCAGACCCTCCTCATAATCCACAAACACCCCCACCTTCTCAGGCTcagacttcagagagagagtgacttCAGGGTCAGCAAGAGCATAGTACTTATTTACATTCCTCAAACATATCGTCCAGTAACCTTTCTGAGGAGACAGTGTGATGTCTCCCTTCCTGTTGATGGACTCTCTGGCCACTCCTAACCTCCACTTAGTCTTCTCTTTAACCTGAACCTCGTAATAAAATCTTCCTGAAGAGAAACTCTGCTTTgctaaaacataaacacaaggATTAAATCTCTCTGGATTGTCTGGGAGTCTCTTGCTCACATCACCATCTTTAACCTGTTTTCCATCATCAGACACGATGAGTTCAGGATGTGCTGTATCAGGGTCGAGTGTCATATCCACTGCAGACTGCTGGACCCTCTTCAGCTCGAGCAGCTTCTTCATCTGTTCACTGAGCGTCTCCTCCAGCTGATTCACAGCTCTCCTCACAGTCCCCTCATATGAAGGTAGACAGATGCTGACTACTGTCCAGTCCTTGGTGGGTGGAGCAGCTTTCAGGAACATGAAGCTTTGTATGACGTGGAGATGATCTTCAGACATTGAGAGCTGCTCCACCTCAGTGCTTCTCTTCTTCAGCTCAGAGACTTCCTGTTCCAGCTCTCTGATGAAGCCTTCagcctgtttctctgtctctctctgcttctctttgacTGTGTGGATGAGCTCAGCCTGGCTTCTCTCAACAGACTCCTTCAGAGCGGTGAAGACCTGAACACCAcctgctatctctctgtctgcatcttcCTTACTGAGCTCCACTGAGCGTTTCATCTCCTGAATCTTCACTTGTCTCTTCTGGATCATCTGCTGAATGTCAGCCTCTGTCTTCTCCAGCTCGGCCTTATTTCCTTCAGATTCTTCCTTCAGAGGAACAACATCATGTGTCTTGTGGTCTAAAACAGTGcagagcatgcagacacacatctgGTCGGTCTTACAGAACAGCTCCAGCTGTGTATCGTGCTTCGTACACATGCTGCCTTCCAGGTTCCAGGTTCCAAAATAAAGCTGTAATTACATATCAATCCATATGAGGAGATTCATCCTAAATGatgttcatatattatatacatgtttTGCCAGTGAAGGAGAGCTCAGATGTGCAGTTCAGCGGTGGTATCTTTATGAGAATATGAGACTTTCCAAAGATCAGACTGAGTTTGTGTTGAAGGTGGATCActccacctttctctgtgttttacattatttttgaacTCATTGGATGTTATAAGCATTGCATGGATAACATCCCAAGCCCTGGTTCTTTTTAATatcataatttaaaacaaaattataaCAGAATTAAATTTTAAACGGTCAAGATTCTGATGTAATTTCTTTTTGGCATTTTCACCTTTATTGGAAAGATGAGTGAAACTTGCTGTCTGAGTATAGCTGAGGGGTTGAGTTCATACTGGTTGTtgaaagacagtaaatattatcAACTGTTCTGCCTGACAGCTTCAACTAGAAACAGTGAGATTATGTTAGAGAAATAATGTTTCAAAGTTCAAGGCTATACTcagttattaaaatattaattgtatAAAGTTTTAtgagcaataaaacaaattgtaCCATAACAGCAGATACTTTACTCTGTACTTTGGACAATAAAAAAGGTATCTTAGATTTAGCTACTACATCGTATACTAAACTCAATTATTAAGATCTTTTCAATTTCAGAAAACAGGTCTGAAAAATCTATAAAAGTGTACTCACCAGTGTTGGACAgattctgctgtgttgttgagAGAAACCTGCTGGATGTAGTGTCGAGTGAGACTTATGTCGACTGCAGCTCTGCTGTCGCTCAGAGAAACTTTCACTTTCGTTTCTGTGAAGTTGAAGCTTCTCTTTCTGCGTTGCTCCACCTCTCAGTGGCCCGACGCCAACAGGGAGTGGAGGAAgaattcagatcctttactgcagTAACAGTTATCTTACagcactgtgaaaatactccactacaaataaaactactagtcatggaatggccataacaaacaccatgttcgaacataaggatgctcataagtgtacgtgatACCAGAAGACgttaggccaaaggtcaatgatcgattttgtgatcgtatcatctgatctgaggccgcatgttttgggctcttgggtgaagagaggggtggagctgtcaactgatcaccatctggtggtgagttggatcaaggggtgggggaagactgtggacagacctggtaagtcCAAACGAGTAGTGCGGGTGAAATGGGAACGtttggaggaagcccctgtccgggagatcttcaactcataCCCCCtgcagagcttttcagacatccctgtggaggttgggggcattgaacctgagtgggcgatgttcaaaacctctattgctgaagctgcggtgaggagctgttgTCACGGTTCAGGACAgtggaggacccaaatgcagaaaacagacaaggttttaacaaaaagcgagcctttaataaaacaaggctgaatgaaaaaatacaaagtaacaaataaaactgaaaaaacacaaacaaccagaGCTAGACACGGTGTGGACACTGGGTAGACACGAAGtagacacgaggaagcacggcAGGTAACAGGCCGGTAACAGGCACATAATATGAAAGATGATCcaacaaggcacactgggatagacagggatatatacacagacaccaaacgagggaacaagactcagctggaggagaaaggcaaagacacaagggcagggtaaatggacacaggaggaacacattaacaatcagaaagggagggaaaagacagacaggaagtacaactagatcGTGACAGAACCCCCCTCTTAAGGGACGGATCCCAGACGTCCCAAAAGTCAAAAAACCAGCAGGGTGGGTGGAGGGGTCTGGAGGAGGGATTTATGGTGCAAACGAGGCCGGGGAACAAAACTAGAAGGGGAAGTCCAGGCAGGAAGCTGGAGGAGGCCAGCGAGACGGTGCTGGAGGCCGACTAAGCGGGCAAGACTCCACAGGAGGCGGACGGGGTCGCTCTGGAGGACTGGGAACAAAGTAACTGGGGTCTTGAGAGGGGAAGGGAACGCAGGGGTCTCGAGAAGCGAAGGGAGCACTGGGACTAGGGTCTCGAAAGGCGAAGGGAGCGCAGGGACAGGGGTCTCGAGAGCCGAATGGAGAACTAGGGCATCGAGAGGCA
This window contains:
- the LOC115009240 gene encoding nuclear factor 7, ovary-like, which encodes MCTKHDTQLELFCKTDQMCVCMLCTVLDHKTHDVVPLKEESEGNKAELEKTEADIQQMIQKRQVKIQEMKRSVELSKEDADREIAGGVQVFTALKESVERSQAELIHTVKEKQRETEKQAEGFIRELEQEVSELKKRSTEVEQLSMSEDHLHVIQSFMFLKAAPPTKDWTVVSICLPSYEGTVRRAVNQLEETLSEQMKKLLELKRVQQSAVDMTLDPDTAHPELIVSDDGKQVKDGDVSKRLPDNPERFNPCVYVLAKQSFSSGRFYYEVQVKEKTKWRLGVARESINRKGDITLSPQKGYWTICLRNVNKYYALADPEVTLSLKSEPEKVGVFVDYEEGLVSFYDVDAAALIYSFTGCTFTEKLYPYFSPYLNDGGKNSAPLIISPVNHTE